The DNA segment TTCTTTATTTTTGGATATTAATTAAAAATTTTAGATAAAAACTTTTATTAATTTTCGCGCTCTTATGAATACTATTTTGGAACAGCACACCATGTTTAAGGCCTTGGAAATGGCAGATTTATCTGTCGGGGATAGACTTATCAATTTAGGAGAAATACTTGAAATAGAAGAATCAGATTATAATTATTCTCTCGTGATTGCAAGAATGGGGCAGCGACAGGTGTGGACCTTTAATAAGGAGTCCGCACTTTTTGTAGAGTAGTTGACATTTTCCTTGTTCCTGATCTAATGGACCTTCTTTCTACTCAGGAAGAAGGTCAGCAGGGTTAATGAAACCAGCACCAGATAACTTATTCCCAGACTGCGCTGCCCTTCGGCGGGAATCATATACACAATTCCATAGCTAAGAACTGAAGTAATGACATAGATTGATCCTCCGGTAACCCCGCTGGCTATACCTGCATTTTTTGGGAATAAGCTTAAACAATAAGAGAAATAGTTGTTAAAGATAAAGCCTGCAATGAAATGAATGACGAAAGCAAAGGTCATCATCGTATTCAGATTCGAGTAAAAAGCAGGACTAAAGATCATCAGGACTACGATTGCCAATTGAACGATAATGGCAATCATCATCTTTTTGAAAAATGGGCGGTTGAGAGTTGCCTTTCCGAGAAATCCTCCCAATAACAAAGCGATGCCCAGCACCAGGGCGCAATATCCCGTGGTAATGGCCGGCTGCTTAAAGGCATGTTCAATGATGAATGGTCCGCTCATTCCATAGACCATAAATACTGAATTCGCCAGGCCCAGAACAATAAGGCCTAAGCTAAAGCTCGTTGTGCTGAGCATTGAACCATATACTTTGACGATAGACCTGAAATGAAAAGTCTGGAATGTACTTAACGATTCTCCACCAAAACAAAGTTCCAGCAGCACCATGATCAAGGCAAAAGTTCCTAAAAGATAGAAATTGGATTCCCATCCGAATGCGGTTTGAAGGTATCCGCCAAAGAAAGGGGC comes from the Pedobacter sp. FW305-3-2-15-E-R2A2 genome and includes:
- a CDS encoding MFS transporter encodes the protein MRTIEKNQNGIGTLLAFILIPLSGLATDIYLPSLPAMASHLQVTNAEVQLTIVFFMISYGISQLFVGSLLDSFGRYKLTVAALLLFSIASFTIARSNSIYLIYLMRIVHGITVATIVVGKRAYFVDIFSGEQLKHYTSLFSIVWSAAPIIAPFFGGYLQTAFGWESNFYLLGTFALIMVLLELCFGGESLSTFQTFHFRSIVKVYGSMLSTTSFSLGLIVLGLANSVFMVYGMSGPFIIEHAFKQPAITTGYCALVLGIALLLGGFLGKATLNRPFFKKMMIAIIVQLAIVVLMIFSPAFYSNLNTMMTFAFVIHFIAGFIFNNYFSYCLSLFPKNAGIASGVTGGSIYVITSVLSYGIVYMIPAEGQRSLGISYLVLVSLTLLTFFLSRKKVH